The following are from one region of the Nitrospira sp. genome:
- the tssC gene encoding type VI secretion system contractile sheath large subunit: protein MAEEAKQAQPQGAAAAGTVESGVLDQIINETRIGKDDWERDQSRRQIATLVEEVMKGTLRVSKDLEATINARIADIDKVLSAQLNAIMHSPEFQKLEGAWRGLHYFVMQSETSTMLKIRVLNISKDELRKDLEKAVEFDQSALFKKVYEEEYGTFGGAPYGALIGDFEFGRHPQDLALLEKVSNVAASAHAPFISAAAPGLLGLETFTDLPNPRDLAKKFETPDYAKWKSFRESEDSRYVGLTLPHVLMRLPYGPETVPVEAFNFKEDVDGTDHSKYLWGNAAYAMGARLTDAFAKYGWTAAIRGVEGGGRVDGLPTHTFRTDEGEIALKCPTEIAITDRREKELSDLGFIPLVHCKGTDFAAFFGAQSCQKAKKYDTDAANANARLSTQLQYLLAMSRFAHYLKSIMRDKIGSFMTRKDCEDFLNRWISKYVVSTEDAGQEIKAKFPLKEARVEVAEVAGKPGVYKAIAFLKPHFQLDELTVSLRLVAELPPPAKR from the coding sequence ATGGCGGAAGAAGCGAAACAAGCGCAGCCCCAGGGCGCGGCGGCGGCAGGAACGGTGGAGAGTGGGGTTCTTGATCAAATTATCAATGAGACCCGTATCGGAAAGGATGATTGGGAGCGAGACCAGTCGCGCCGTCAGATTGCCACCCTCGTGGAAGAAGTGATGAAGGGCACCCTCCGGGTATCCAAAGACCTCGAGGCGACGATCAATGCGCGGATCGCAGACATCGACAAGGTCCTCTCCGCGCAGCTCAATGCCATCATGCATTCGCCGGAGTTTCAAAAGCTGGAAGGGGCCTGGCGCGGGCTGCACTATTTCGTCATGCAGAGCGAAACCAGCACCATGCTAAAGATCCGCGTGTTGAACATCAGCAAGGATGAACTGCGGAAGGATCTCGAGAAGGCGGTGGAATTCGACCAGAGCGCGCTGTTCAAAAAGGTCTACGAAGAGGAGTACGGAACCTTCGGTGGAGCGCCTTATGGTGCCTTGATCGGAGACTTCGAATTCGGGCGACATCCTCAGGATTTGGCCTTGCTGGAGAAGGTGTCGAATGTGGCGGCTTCGGCTCATGCGCCGTTCATTTCGGCGGCTGCGCCAGGACTGCTCGGGCTTGAAACGTTCACGGACCTTCCCAATCCTCGTGATCTGGCCAAGAAATTTGAGACTCCGGATTATGCCAAGTGGAAGTCCTTCCGCGAGTCAGAGGACTCTCGGTATGTAGGGCTGACCTTACCTCATGTCCTGATGCGGCTGCCCTATGGTCCGGAGACGGTACCGGTGGAGGCATTTAATTTCAAAGAAGATGTGGATGGTACTGATCACAGCAAGTATCTCTGGGGAAATGCCGCCTATGCCATGGGGGCCCGGCTCACGGACGCGTTTGCCAAGTATGGGTGGACCGCAGCCATCCGCGGGGTCGAAGGAGGCGGGCGTGTGGATGGACTTCCGACTCATACGTTCCGCACCGATGAGGGAGAGATCGCACTGAAATGCCCGACAGAAATTGCCATCACCGATCGTCGCGAGAAGGAGCTGTCGGACCTCGGGTTTATTCCTCTCGTACACTGCAAGGGGACCGACTTTGCGGCGTTCTTCGGGGCGCAATCCTGCCAGAAAGCCAAGAAATATGACACGGATGCGGCGAACGCCAATGCGCGCCTCTCTACGCAGCTTCAGTATCTTCTGGCCATGTCACGGTTCGCCCATTATCTCAAGTCCATTATGCGGGACAAGATCGGAAGCTTCATGACGCGCAAAGATTGCGAAGATTTCCTGAATCGCTGGATCAGCAAGTATGTCGTGAGCACCGAAGATGCTGGGCAAGAGATCAAAGCCAAGTTTCCTCTGAAGGAAGCTCGAGTAGAAGTCGCAGAAGTGGCTGGGAAGCCTGGTGTCTACAAAGCCATTGCGTTTTTGAAGCCGCACTTTCAGTTGGATGAACTGACGGTCTCCCTTCGGTTAGTGGCAGAGTTACCACCCCCGGCGAAGCGGTAA
- the tssE gene encoding type VI secretion system baseplate subunit TssE: MALTTSILDRLLDDDPRAGDPYLDMLDLKDPAKLTGRLKSPRDSVTRFMREQLRPEEREFLDREGTGAGANALLLAVTEGLNRIIRGPLLYERKRFEGVALSPDMIRLMEDSRKASHVALLNRMLLDEIFADELHKMRKPALSSANVRELKKSISRDIEVLLNTRRELLEGAPTEYTEINNSLLMFGLPDFTSYSLLNPEHRKVMRRSVEEALTKFEPRLKSVRVTLEPPSKFDVAIHFRIEALLRLDPAPEPVRFDAALQLGTSSYSVRGEV; encoded by the coding sequence ATGGCTCTCACAACTTCAATACTGGACCGCCTGCTTGATGACGATCCCCGTGCCGGAGATCCCTATCTGGACATGTTGGATCTTAAGGATCCGGCGAAACTGACGGGGCGACTGAAGAGCCCGCGTGATTCCGTGACGCGATTCATGCGAGAGCAACTTCGGCCGGAAGAGCGGGAATTCCTGGACCGAGAAGGAACTGGAGCGGGCGCCAATGCCCTCCTCCTCGCCGTGACGGAAGGCCTCAATCGCATCATCAGAGGGCCGCTTCTGTATGAGCGGAAGCGATTCGAAGGAGTGGCCCTTTCCCCGGACATGATCCGACTCATGGAAGATAGCCGGAAAGCCTCTCATGTGGCGCTGCTGAATCGTATGTTGCTGGATGAGATCTTTGCCGACGAACTGCACAAGATGCGGAAACCGGCCCTCTCCTCAGCGAATGTCCGCGAGCTGAAGAAATCGATTTCCCGTGATATAGAAGTGCTGCTGAACACTAGGCGTGAACTCCTGGAGGGCGCGCCCACGGAATACACAGAGATCAATAATTCTCTCTTGATGTTCGGGCTGCCGGATTTCACCAGCTACAGTCTTTTGAATCCCGAGCATCGCAAGGTGATGCGGCGGTCCGTGGAAGAGGCCTTGACGAAGTTCGAACCACGACTGAAATCAGTGCGGGTCACGCTGGAACCGCCGAGCAAGTTCGATGTGGCGATTCATTTTCGGATTGAGGCCCTGTTGCGTCTGGATCCGGCGCCGGAACCGGTGCGCTTCGATGCAGCCCTGCAACTGGGGACCTCGTCTTACTCCGTGCGAGGAGAAGTCTAG
- the tssG gene encoding type VI secretion system baseplate subunit TssG: MAAQSRGTDPDLKQDLTQRGFRFDFFQAVRLLARVYPERQPVGESAIPSKEIVRFRAHQSLAFPPSAIHQINQARDERRPAEMTVAFMGLTGPQGVLPRYYTELMLERLQAKDQTLRDFFDVFNHRMISLFYRAWEKHDCTAGFEQWLLKGSDDRFARCLFAVAGLGTTGLCDRLTIDERSILRYVGLLGQRPRSAEALERCLADYFQVPVRVNQFIGAWLTLEETDWTTIGVTGSNNILGWSALAGTKIWDQQAAFKVELGPLEFEQFDRLLPSGRAYPTLVQLTKLFAGPELDFDVQLRLRAEEVPPTRLRSTDTYAPRLGWTTWLKTKEFDHHADDVQFSGSTMTAQAARA; the protein is encoded by the coding sequence ATGGCCGCCCAGAGCAGGGGAACAGATCCTGATCTAAAACAGGACCTCACGCAGCGGGGCTTTCGCTTCGATTTCTTTCAAGCGGTCCGGCTGCTGGCGCGCGTCTATCCGGAACGGCAGCCGGTCGGCGAGAGCGCCATTCCCTCGAAAGAAATCGTTCGCTTCCGTGCCCATCAATCCCTTGCCTTCCCCCCGAGCGCCATTCATCAGATCAATCAGGCCCGCGACGAGAGACGGCCGGCTGAAATGACCGTGGCGTTTATGGGGCTCACCGGTCCCCAGGGTGTCCTTCCCCGCTATTACACCGAACTCATGCTGGAACGGTTGCAAGCCAAGGACCAGACGCTGCGTGATTTTTTCGATGTGTTCAACCATCGCATGATCTCCCTGTTTTATCGGGCCTGGGAAAAACACGATTGCACGGCGGGGTTTGAACAATGGCTGTTGAAGGGGAGCGACGATCGGTTCGCCCGCTGTCTGTTCGCTGTCGCCGGCCTAGGTACGACGGGACTATGCGATCGATTGACCATCGATGAACGATCGATCCTCCGTTATGTCGGACTCCTGGGACAACGCCCGCGATCAGCGGAAGCGCTGGAGCGCTGCCTCGCGGACTATTTTCAGGTACCGGTGCGTGTGAATCAATTTATCGGGGCCTGGCTCACTTTGGAAGAAACAGATTGGACCACGATCGGCGTGACCGGAAGCAACAATATATTGGGCTGGTCTGCGCTGGCTGGAACCAAAATCTGGGATCAGCAGGCTGCGTTTAAGGTCGAGTTGGGTCCGCTGGAATTTGAGCAGTTCGATCGGTTGTTGCCCTCCGGTCGGGCCTATCCGACCCTCGTGCAACTGACGAAATTGTTTGCCGGGCCGGAACTGGATTTCGATGTGCAATTGAGATTACGAGCCGAGGAAGTGCCGCCCACGAGACTCCGGTCGACGGACACCTATGCCCCGAGGCTCGGCTGGACGACATGGCTGAAGACCAAAGAGTTCGATCACCATGCAGACGACGTACAGTTCTCCGGCTCCACCATGACGGCACAGGCAGCGAGGGCGTAA
- the tssH gene encoding type VI secretion system ATPase TssH, protein MNINLKGLIGKLNDTCRRALEGAAGLCLSRTHYDVDIEHLLAKVLEMSNTDVHKICRHYGIDQSRLARDITRTLDRFKTGNARTPTLAPRVPRLINEAWSLASIEYGVNRVRSGHVMLALLAEDDFARMMREMSPEVQKISAEDLHAQLTKIVAGSAEDLEEVQTGGVDTPAAQGAPHASRTPAIDQFTIDLTARAKQGQVDPVLGRDAEIRQVIDILTRRRQNNPILTGEAGVGKTAVVEGLALRIVAGDVPPPLQNVTVRVLDLALLQAGAGVKGEFESRLKSVINEVKASPQPIITFIDEAHTLIGAGGAAGQGDAANILKPALARGELRTIAATTWAEYKKYFEKDPALTRRFQVVKVEEPTEATAINMMRGLAGTLEQHHKVRLLDEAIEAAVKLSHRYISGRQLPDKAVSVLDTACARVALGQVAEPPALEDARRRISLIDTEIDILEREDITGGNHQDRVAELGREKAAEEKRQAELKIRWEQEKKLVGEIAGIRQKLEQQAAPPKIPEKATTDKAPDKATEKTPVRLTPQEVETLQADLTRLKKELASLQGESPLLQPSVDGQAIAQVISAWTGIPIGRMVKDEINTVLSLKENLEKRVVGQSHALDALSQRLRTARAKLEDPRRPIGVFMFVGPSGVGKTETGLALAELLFGSDQNITTLNMSEFKEEHKVSLLMGSPPGYVGYGEGGVLTEAVRRRPYSVILLDEMEKAHPGVQDIFYQVFDKGMMKDGEGRDIDFKNTVIIMTSNAGTDTVMKLCADPETRPEPEALADAIRPDLLKYFKPAFLGRLIVVPFFPISPDIMRRIIGLQLSRIMRRIKENHRAAMSYDEALVTAIADRCTEVESGARNVDHILTRTLLPELSTEFLARMAAGESVNKVHITVEPAGNFRYEVA, encoded by the coding sequence ATGAACATCAATCTCAAGGGACTCATCGGCAAGCTCAACGATACCTGTCGCCGCGCATTGGAAGGGGCCGCAGGGTTGTGTCTCAGTCGGACACATTACGATGTGGACATCGAACATCTCCTGGCGAAGGTGCTGGAAATGTCGAATACGGATGTCCACAAGATTTGTCGCCACTATGGCATTGATCAATCGCGATTGGCCCGGGATATCACGCGCACCCTCGATCGGTTTAAGACCGGCAACGCGAGGACCCCGACCCTGGCGCCACGGGTCCCGCGCCTCATCAATGAAGCCTGGTCGTTGGCGTCCATTGAATATGGAGTGAATCGCGTGCGGTCCGGTCATGTGATGCTGGCCTTACTCGCCGAAGACGATTTTGCCCGCATGATGCGCGAGATGTCGCCCGAGGTGCAAAAGATCTCGGCTGAGGACCTGCATGCCCAGCTGACGAAGATCGTCGCCGGATCGGCGGAAGACCTGGAAGAGGTCCAGACGGGCGGGGTCGACACGCCGGCGGCACAGGGGGCTCCCCATGCCTCCAGGACTCCGGCCATCGATCAGTTCACCATCGATCTGACCGCGAGGGCGAAACAGGGGCAGGTCGATCCGGTATTGGGCCGCGATGCGGAAATCAGGCAGGTCATCGATATTCTGACCAGACGCAGGCAGAACAATCCCATTCTCACCGGGGAGGCCGGAGTAGGGAAAACCGCTGTGGTGGAAGGCTTGGCGCTGAGAATCGTCGCCGGCGATGTGCCGCCGCCGCTACAGAACGTCACCGTGCGGGTGCTCGACCTCGCGTTGTTACAGGCAGGAGCAGGGGTGAAGGGGGAATTCGAAAGCCGGCTCAAGTCGGTGATCAACGAAGTCAAAGCGTCCCCGCAACCTATTATCACGTTTATCGATGAGGCGCACACGTTGATCGGCGCCGGAGGAGCGGCGGGACAGGGCGACGCAGCCAACATTCTCAAGCCGGCGCTGGCCCGGGGCGAACTACGAACCATCGCTGCGACCACCTGGGCCGAATATAAAAAATACTTTGAGAAAGATCCTGCGCTGACCAGGCGGTTTCAGGTGGTGAAGGTGGAAGAACCGACGGAGGCCACCGCCATCAATATGATGCGGGGATTGGCCGGGACTCTGGAACAGCACCATAAAGTAAGGCTCTTGGATGAAGCGATCGAGGCTGCGGTGAAGCTCTCGCATCGCTATATTTCAGGCCGGCAATTACCGGACAAGGCCGTGAGCGTCCTGGATACGGCCTGCGCCAGAGTGGCCCTCGGGCAGGTCGCTGAACCTCCCGCATTGGAAGACGCACGCCGGCGAATCTCACTCATCGATACGGAAATCGACATTCTGGAACGGGAAGACATCACGGGCGGCAACCATCAGGACCGCGTGGCTGAATTGGGCCGGGAGAAGGCCGCGGAAGAGAAACGCCAGGCTGAACTCAAGATCCGGTGGGAACAGGAAAAGAAGCTGGTCGGCGAGATTGCAGGGATCCGTCAGAAACTGGAGCAGCAGGCAGCGCCGCCGAAGATCCCGGAGAAGGCAACAACCGACAAGGCTCCTGACAAGGCAACGGAAAAGACGCCCGTCCGACTGACTCCGCAAGAAGTCGAGACATTGCAGGCCGATCTGACAAGGCTGAAAAAAGAGTTGGCCTCGCTCCAGGGAGAAAGCCCCCTCTTGCAGCCTAGTGTAGACGGACAGGCCATTGCCCAGGTGATCTCGGCCTGGACCGGCATCCCGATCGGACGCATGGTCAAAGACGAGATCAACACGGTCTTGAGTCTCAAGGAGAACTTGGAAAAACGCGTGGTGGGACAATCCCATGCCCTGGATGCGCTCAGTCAACGTTTGCGTACGGCGCGAGCCAAGCTGGAAGATCCTCGCCGGCCGATCGGCGTCTTCATGTTCGTCGGACCAAGCGGCGTGGGTAAGACCGAAACAGGACTGGCGCTCGCCGAGTTGCTGTTCGGCAGCGATCAAAATATCACCACCCTCAATATGTCCGAATTCAAGGAAGAGCACAAAGTCTCTCTGCTCATGGGGTCACCGCCCGGTTATGTCGGGTATGGCGAGGGAGGGGTGTTGACGGAAGCCGTGCGCCGAAGACCATACAGCGTGATCCTGTTGGATGAGATGGAAAAAGCCCATCCGGGCGTGCAGGATATTTTCTACCAGGTTTTTGACAAGGGCATGATGAAAGACGGCGAGGGGCGTGACATCGATTTCAAGAACACCGTGATCATTATGACCTCCAACGCCGGCACGGATACCGTGATGAAGCTCTGCGCAGATCCGGAGACCAGGCCTGAGCCAGAGGCATTGGCCGATGCCATCAGGCCTGATCTGTTGAAGTATTTCAAGCCGGCCTTTCTAGGACGACTCATCGTCGTGCCGTTCTTTCCGATCTCTCCCGACATCATGCGGCGCATCATCGGATTGCAGCTCAGCCGGATCATGCGCCGAATCAAAGAAAACCATCGCGCGGCGATGTCCTACGACGAAGCATTGGTCACGGCGATTGCCGACCGCTGCACCGAGGTGGAAAGCGGCGCGCGGAATGTCGACCACATTCTCACCCGCACCTTGCTGCCGGAACTCTCGACGGAGTTTCTCGCGCGCATGGCGGCAGGGGAATCGGTCAACAAGGTCCATATCACGGTCGAGCCCGCAGGGAATTTCCGCTACGAGGTGGCATAG
- a CDS encoding type VI secretion system tube protein Hcp yields the protein MAEVRQENAFLKLGDIKGKATTDKFKDQIVFQSMSYGVNQAGEWEEGDRLSGNITTFADLVIVKEMDAASPSLAKACAVKEQIPKAEITLISGKDVMCKVTLDDVIVSNVSVGFHSAEARPTETIALRYRAAMWEWGTSKAGYDLRKGVKK from the coding sequence ATGGCAGAGGTGAGGCAGGAGAACGCGTTTTTAAAGTTAGGTGATATCAAAGGGAAGGCGACAACTGATAAGTTCAAAGACCAGATTGTCTTTCAATCAATGTCTTATGGGGTAAATCAAGCCGGCGAATGGGAAGAAGGCGACCGGCTGTCCGGCAATATCACGACCTTTGCCGACCTCGTGATCGTGAAGGAGATGGATGCGGCGAGTCCCTCGCTCGCCAAGGCCTGTGCGGTGAAGGAACAGATCCCCAAGGCCGAAATTACACTGATTTCGGGTAAGGACGTCATGTGCAAGGTGACCCTGGATGACGTCATTGTGAGTAACGTATCGGTGGGGTTTCATAGCGCAGAGGCCAGGCCCACAGAGACGATTGCCTTGCGATATCGCGCTGCAATGTGGGAGTGGGGTACGTCGAAGGCAGGGTACGACCTGCGCAAGGGGGTGAAGAAATAG
- the tssF gene encoding type VI secretion system baseplate subunit TssF yields MRETLLEYYERELSTLRQLGQEFAQAYPKVAGRLLLEPNKCEDPHVERLIQAFAFLSARVHLKIDDEFPEITDALLGMLYPHYLAPIPSMSIVEFVLDPEQGKLTSGYVMPVGTQLFSRPIDGTQCRYRTCYSTTLWPIMLASVKVQPAERALPGGKPGAVMKLELHAQGGLTFKDLQVEQLRFYLNGEAPLVYSLYELLLNHTHEVRCRAGGAKPGEKPALLPSGSLRPVGFGMDEGLLPYPSQALPGYRLLHEYFTFPQKFLFIEIANLQQVVKAGIGNKLEIEIVLDQPPRSDYMPTTDTFRLGCAPVVNLFTQTAEPIRLDQTQHEYRVIPEVRRPLANEIYSIDAVSLLSGDKQTVRPVQPIYSLKHTRLDREQSAFWYQSRRPSDRKGDVGSEVYLSLVDLDMDPTVPAGDTLMISTTCTNRGLTRRMAVDDVRGDFELEKAAPVARIRALVKPTEPMQPPLGGGTQWRLISHLSLNYLSLTEGSPQALQEILRLYDFSDSSVVHQQIEGITAVSSRRVTRRPTSLAWNGFCRGMEVTLEFDENKYVGSSVYLFASVLEKFFGLYASLNSFTQLVARTQQRERPIKQWPPRAGEQILI; encoded by the coding sequence GTGCGAGAGACGCTGCTCGAATATTACGAGCGGGAACTATCGACCCTTCGCCAGTTGGGGCAGGAATTCGCCCAGGCCTATCCCAAGGTAGCTGGCCGCCTCCTGCTGGAGCCCAATAAATGCGAGGACCCGCATGTCGAGCGGTTGATCCAAGCCTTCGCGTTCCTTTCGGCGAGAGTTCATCTCAAGATCGATGATGAGTTTCCGGAGATTACGGATGCCTTGCTCGGTATGCTGTACCCTCATTACCTGGCTCCCATCCCTTCCATGTCGATTGTCGAGTTCGTCCTTGATCCGGAGCAGGGAAAACTGACGAGCGGGTACGTCATGCCAGTGGGGACGCAATTATTTTCCCGACCGATCGACGGCACGCAATGTCGATATCGGACCTGCTATTCCACCACTCTCTGGCCGATCATGCTGGCCTCTGTCAAAGTGCAACCGGCTGAGCGGGCCTTGCCGGGGGGAAAGCCGGGGGCGGTGATGAAACTGGAGCTTCATGCGCAGGGCGGGCTTACCTTCAAGGATCTCCAGGTCGAGCAGTTGCGCTTCTACCTCAACGGCGAGGCGCCGCTTGTCTATTCGCTGTACGAACTGCTGTTGAATCATACGCACGAAGTTCGTTGTCGTGCAGGTGGGGCCAAGCCGGGAGAGAAACCGGCCCTGCTGCCCTCGGGCTCTCTGCGTCCGGTTGGATTCGGCATGGATGAAGGCTTACTTCCCTATCCGTCACAGGCGCTGCCGGGTTACAGACTCTTGCACGAGTATTTTACGTTCCCTCAGAAGTTTCTGTTCATCGAGATTGCTAACTTGCAACAGGTGGTGAAGGCAGGGATAGGAAACAAGTTGGAAATCGAGATCGTCCTCGATCAGCCGCCACGATCGGATTACATGCCGACCACCGATACCTTCCGGCTCGGCTGTGCACCGGTGGTGAACCTGTTCACTCAGACGGCGGAACCAATCCGTCTCGACCAGACACAGCACGAGTACCGGGTGATTCCTGAAGTGAGGCGGCCCCTGGCGAACGAGATTTATTCCATCGACGCCGTATCCCTCCTGTCCGGGGATAAACAGACCGTCAGACCGGTGCAGCCTATCTATTCGCTCAAGCACACGCGGCTGGACCGCGAGCAGAGCGCTTTTTGGTACCAGAGCCGCAGGCCTTCCGACCGTAAAGGTGATGTAGGCTCCGAGGTGTATCTCTCGCTGGTCGATCTCGACATGGATCCCACCGTGCCGGCCGGGGACACGCTCATGATTTCCACGACCTGTACGAACCGTGGCCTCACCAGACGGATGGCAGTGGACGACGTCCGGGGCGATTTCGAGCTCGAAAAGGCCGCGCCGGTGGCGCGTATACGGGCGCTCGTCAAACCGACAGAACCGATGCAGCCGCCGCTGGGGGGGGGGACTCAATGGCGCCTGATCTCCCATCTGTCGTTGAATTACCTCTCCTTAACCGAGGGCAGTCCACAGGCGTTACAGGAAATCCTGCGGCTTTATGATTTCTCGGATTCCAGCGTGGTTCATCAGCAAATCGAGGGCATCACGGCTGTGTCCTCTCGCCGTGTGACGCGCAGGCCGACATCGCTGGCATGGAACGGGTTCTGCCGCGGAATGGAAGTAACCCTGGAGTTTGATGAGAACAAGTATGTGGGGAGCAGCGTCTATCTGTTCGCGAGCGTGTTGGAGAAGTTCTTCGGTCTCTATGCTTCGCTGAACTCCTTTACCCAGTTAGTCGCCCGCACTCAACAACGAGAAAGGCCGATTAAACAATGGCCGCCCAGAGCAGGGGAACAGATCCTGATCTAA
- the tssI gene encoding type VI secretion system tip protein VgrG, whose translation MPHTQENRLIGIETPLGKDILLLRGFSGQEGISRLSNFDLDLLSHDPDIKFEDIIGKRVTLRVTLGSEKKRYFNGFISRFMQTGSDRGLANYRATMVPWTWFLTRTSDCRIFQKKTIPDIIRQIFKDLGFTDYKLQLQGTFEPRDYCVQYRETDFNFVSRLMEQYGLLYFFEHEKDKHTLVIANDPTAHQPCPEQKDAKWDPQGSGALAEDVITSFQWEQILRPGKYAVTDYNFETPSTSLDAEMKSTIEVGGNSKLEIYDYPGEYAKKNQGDAIAKLRMEEEEAQYFVVTGTSSCRAFTSGYRFDLKDYVRKDMNQAYLLTSLHHVATVGGTYTTTTVGKDESAYTNSFTCIPHKVPFRPPQVTPKPIIQGVQTAVVVGKAGEEIWTDNYGRVKVQFHWDREGKYDENSSCWTRVSQNWAGKQWGAMFLPRIGQEVIVEFIEGDPDRPIITGRVYNAEQMPPYLLPGEQTKSTIKSNSSKGGAGSNELRFEDKKGGEEIYLHGQKDWNIVIENDKSQSVGHDESLSVGNNRTKTVKVDQSEDVGSNKKIHVGATHTETIDSDKTMTIGGNHTETISGNETITVKTASAHTIILARALSVGAGYQVTVGGAMNESIVGLKAEEIGGLKSVNVVGNSSENTKANKSVDATGNISEKAGKDIAMDAGKNIASSAGDNITESAGKDVSISSGKKMNVKAGDDIGITGDKKGVINIKDELTIKCGKAVISMKSNGDITINGNKISVKGDGEITVKGSKIGLNP comes from the coding sequence ATGCCACACACACAAGAGAACAGGCTGATCGGGATCGAGACGCCGCTTGGAAAGGATATTCTGCTCCTCCGCGGCTTTTCCGGTCAGGAAGGGATTTCGCGTCTCTCGAATTTCGATCTGGACCTGCTCTCGCACGACCCTGATATTAAGTTCGAGGACATCATCGGCAAGCGCGTCACGCTTCGCGTCACGCTCGGCTCGGAGAAAAAACGATACTTCAACGGGTTCATCAGCCGCTTCATGCAGACCGGAAGCGACCGGGGGCTCGCCAACTATCGGGCGACCATGGTGCCTTGGACCTGGTTCCTCACGCGGACTTCTGATTGTCGAATCTTCCAGAAGAAAACCATCCCGGATATTATCCGGCAAATTTTTAAAGACCTGGGATTCACGGATTATAAGCTGCAATTGCAGGGCACCTTTGAGCCGAGGGACTACTGCGTCCAGTATCGGGAAACTGATTTCAATTTCGTGTCGCGCCTGATGGAACAGTACGGCCTGTTGTATTTCTTTGAACATGAAAAAGACAAACATACTTTGGTGATCGCCAACGATCCGACAGCGCATCAGCCCTGCCCGGAGCAGAAGGACGCCAAATGGGACCCGCAGGGCAGCGGTGCGTTGGCGGAAGATGTCATCACGAGTTTCCAATGGGAGCAAATTCTACGGCCGGGCAAGTATGCCGTCACCGACTATAATTTCGAGACCCCGAGCACCAGCCTGGATGCGGAAATGAAAAGCACGATCGAGGTGGGCGGGAACAGCAAACTTGAAATCTACGACTACCCCGGAGAATACGCCAAGAAGAATCAAGGCGATGCCATCGCCAAGCTCCGTATGGAGGAAGAGGAGGCGCAATACTTCGTCGTTACCGGCACCAGCTCCTGCCGGGCGTTCACGTCCGGCTATCGTTTCGACTTGAAAGACTATGTGCGCAAGGACATGAATCAGGCCTATCTGCTGACCAGTCTGCACCACGTCGCCACAGTGGGCGGCACCTATACGACGACCACGGTGGGCAAAGACGAATCGGCCTACACCAACTCCTTCACCTGCATCCCCCACAAAGTTCCGTTCAGACCGCCGCAAGTGACGCCGAAGCCGATTATCCAAGGTGTGCAAACGGCGGTCGTGGTGGGTAAGGCCGGCGAGGAAATCTGGACGGACAACTATGGGCGGGTGAAGGTCCAATTCCACTGGGATCGGGAAGGGAAGTACGACGAGAACAGCTCCTGCTGGACTCGTGTCTCCCAGAACTGGGCAGGCAAGCAATGGGGGGCGATGTTTCTGCCGCGGATTGGGCAGGAAGTCATCGTGGAGTTTATTGAAGGAGATCCCGACCGGCCGATCATCACGGGGCGAGTTTACAATGCGGAGCAAATGCCGCCTTATCTGCTGCCGGGCGAACAGACGAAGAGCACGATCAAGTCGAACAGCTCCAAAGGGGGCGCGGGCTCCAACGAGTTGCGTTTCGAGGATAAGAAGGGCGGCGAAGAGATTTATCTGCACGGCCAGAAAGACTGGAACATCGTCATTGAGAACGATAAGAGCCAGTCGGTCGGCCATGACGAATCGCTGAGCGTCGGGAATAACCGGACGAAGACCGTCAAGGTTGATCAGAGCGAAGATGTCGGATCCAACAAAAAAATCCACGTCGGCGCCACGCACACAGAAACCATTGATAGTGATAAGACCATGACGATTGGAGGCAACCACACCGAGACCATCAGCGGCAACGAAACCATCACCGTGAAGACCGCCTCAGCCCATACGATCATCTTGGCCCGCGCATTGAGTGTCGGGGCCGGTTACCAAGTGACTGTCGGCGGAGCGATGAATGAGTCGATCGTTGGGTTGAAGGCTGAAGAAATCGGCGGGCTGAAGTCTGTCAATGTTGTTGGAAACAGCAGTGAGAACACAAAGGCCAACAAGTCAGTGGATGCGACGGGCAACATCTCGGAGAAGGCGGGAAAAGACATCGCGATGGATGCCGGTAAAAACATTGCGTCAAGTGCCGGCGATAACATCACGGAGAGCGCTGGAAAAGACGTTTCGATTTCATCCGGGAAAAAGATGAACGTGAAAGCGGGCGATGATATCGGTATTACCGGCGACAAGAAAGGGGTGATCAACATCAAGGACGAGCTGACAATTAAATGTGGGAAAGCAGTAATTAGCATGAAAAGCAATGGAGATATCACGATCAACGGCAACAAAATTTCGGTCAAGGGCGACGGCGAGATCACGGTCAAGGGTTCGAAGATTGGTTTGAATCCGTAA